From a region of the Myroides sp. JBRI-B21084 genome:
- a CDS encoding Ig-like domain-containing protein, giving the protein MKRIILVLLILLPFVTLAQPYNINWDGATSVLPWVQVSNNTFNVTPERFCQGTHSIRTRVQGNQNLGTSVLRSPLLFTATGGVITFSFDYKWLVYNPNIGTQPPFAGSANQLDLKWEWANSTSGPWNTFQTIDNTNHVVSINCTTITTTFAPKPGSLYVRLTVSNKTATADNYLYIDNINVDQGPTPTCLTVNDIFITNKTTTGFTINWENATQTVASTDWEVRTSGAPGSGPVGLVVTNPQASTVTGNPVTVGNSISVTGLTASTKYKVYIKSNCSATDSSFWTGIEVYTPCAPPPFNIPTTYNVCGLQELVMNAGGGSTFWYKEGELLTPTPVSTFTIPEVSASETYKVYNGIYDNSIGVVQVGTGITSAVDVTPFAETKSQKIQYIYLAEELKLLGYDRGLIKSFGFKTGPNAGTTQRKNFRIHMGETNLEEYSIDNKFVPTSRLTLVKNAGDQTLVSNDINMFELDNVFMWDGNSNIVVQISYSNVADNAPSATTNIFSSFSSTSSNRTLFTKSNTALDLSAIENVATGTRSVFRTNGYFDIIEGCFNEPKTVEVVYTPAPTLNLSADIINNCAGNPLTKLYVLTGVGSYNSYVWTVTDPNDPAANDNTHPNHPDNAIVGDQNVGWTFTTTMPMGYTLTAKNTVSGCIIRKQITVENNPAPQMLQLLNDYSLCFNDVQELKVDNFVNETTLKNGFNGALNATLVNAVSGDALVNETTLKTEGTGSLKVEYAAQTNALVNLATTINTTNLKSIVVEFDQIAALQATSTAVYDYGYVEYTTDNGATWKPFLPAHYTGQASTTLTKPTTNNGLQAMFFTQTSYADWAAYTQASIPANTEWKSEKFVVPASDLTGNGIFKLRFRVGADGNSQYEGWYIDNVKITPVSNYKVTWTPIANLYYDQAATMPYDAAVNSGTLYLKGSVNSLNVPYKVEIENQYGCKIEKNFTVSIGLKEAPVVNDITSCGPISVANTNFGKNVNGVLTYYSSSTASVPITQITTSGVYYVEQEIYKCKSARIPFTVAISPVATVPVAPATQSFCGAATVSNLMYNPISGFQINWYTTPTGGTPLAAAIPINNGMYYGEFTNGTCTSSSRVAVTVSVGVVPTAVSLTNVYICGTSTISSISVPATPGATVNWYQNITDVTPLSYSTTLSTGTYYIAQKIGNCESPRTAVSVSTVQNLGLPTANTTQTFCGSATVVDLMATTTAAGASVYWYAYSTSDTPIASTTPLVTGTYYVGQSIGDCDSAKRPISVKILSVSAPIINPITICGDATVSTIPLNASAGSSYKVYNSAFATTEMGQNDVVTTGIYYISKVENGCETARAQVYITVTPRPNAPTGNVNQSFVDYAEVKDLKTNEANVVWYDSYNDAINNVNPLPSYQPLQHAKTYYGVIIAPGNCPSLPLAVKVNIVLGMNDLDIAALKYYPNPVHSELNISYKEAIKSVEIFDILGKQVKAEKFDNNDVRIDVSHLSVGTYMVKVHTSTGSQFLKIIKK; this is encoded by the coding sequence ATGAAACGAATTATATTAGTTTTATTAATCTTACTACCTTTTGTAACCTTGGCACAGCCCTACAATATAAATTGGGATGGAGCGACTAGCGTATTGCCTTGGGTACAAGTTTCAAATAATACATTCAATGTTACTCCAGAAAGGTTTTGTCAGGGTACACACTCGATTAGAACAAGAGTACAAGGAAATCAAAATTTAGGAACTTCGGTATTAAGATCACCTTTATTGTTTACCGCAACAGGTGGGGTTATTACTTTTTCTTTTGATTACAAATGGTTAGTATACAATCCTAATATTGGTACACAACCACCATTTGCAGGTTCTGCAAATCAATTAGATTTAAAATGGGAGTGGGCTAACTCAACAAGCGGTCCATGGAATACATTTCAAACAATAGATAATACAAATCACGTTGTTTCTATAAATTGTACAACAATAACTACAACATTTGCTCCTAAGCCAGGTTCTTTGTATGTTCGTTTAACAGTTTCGAATAAAACTGCAACCGCTGATAATTATTTATACATTGACAACATTAATGTAGATCAAGGTCCTACACCTACATGTCTTACAGTTAATGATATTTTTATTACAAATAAAACTACAACTGGATTTACAATAAATTGGGAAAATGCAACCCAAACTGTTGCTAGCACTGATTGGGAAGTTAGAACTAGTGGTGCTCCAGGTAGTGGTCCTGTAGGATTAGTTGTTACAAATCCACAGGCTTCAACAGTTACTGGTAACCCTGTTACGGTAGGAAATTCAATTTCAGTTACTGGTTTAACAGCTAGTACTAAATACAAAGTTTATATTAAATCGAATTGTAGTGCGACAGATAGTAGTTTTTGGACAGGTATAGAAGTGTACACACCTTGTGCACCACCTCCATTTAATATACCTACTACTTATAATGTTTGTGGTTTACAAGAACTTGTAATGAATGCAGGTGGTGGAAGTACTTTTTGGTATAAAGAAGGTGAATTGTTAACACCTACGCCAGTTTCAACATTCACAATTCCTGAGGTTTCAGCATCTGAAACATATAAAGTGTACAATGGTATTTATGATAATTCTATTGGTGTAGTTCAAGTAGGTACTGGTATTACGTCAGCTGTTGATGTAACACCTTTTGCTGAAACAAAATCTCAAAAAATACAATACATTTATTTAGCTGAGGAACTTAAGCTTTTAGGTTACGATAGAGGTTTGATAAAATCATTTGGTTTTAAAACTGGCCCTAATGCAGGTACTACGCAACGTAAGAATTTTAGAATTCATATGGGTGAGACAAATTTAGAAGAGTACTCTATAGATAATAAGTTTGTTCCTACTAGTAGATTAACTTTAGTTAAAAACGCTGGAGATCAAACTTTGGTATCAAATGATATAAACATGTTTGAATTGGATAACGTGTTTATGTGGGATGGTAATTCTAATATTGTAGTGCAGATTTCGTATAGTAATGTAGCTGATAACGCTCCATCTGCAACTACAAATATTTTCTCATCTTTTAGTTCAACATCGTCTAACAGAACTTTATTTACTAAAAGTAACACAGCTTTAGACTTAAGTGCAATTGAAAATGTAGCTACTGGAACACGTTCAGTTTTTAGAACAAATGGTTATTTTGATATTATTGAAGGTTGTTTTAATGAGCCAAAAACAGTAGAAGTTGTTTACACACCTGCACCTACATTAAATTTATCAGCAGATATTATTAATAACTGTGCTGGTAATCCGTTAACAAAACTTTATGTGTTAACAGGTGTTGGTAGTTATAATAGCTACGTTTGGACTGTTACTGACCCTAATGATCCAGCAGCTAATGATAATACCCATCCTAATCATCCTGATAATGCTATTGTTGGCGACCAAAATGTTGGTTGGACATTCACAACAACGATGCCAATGGGTTATACATTAACAGCTAAAAACACTGTTAGTGGATGTATTATTAGAAAGCAAATTACGGTTGAGAACAATCCAGCACCACAAATGTTACAATTGTTGAATGATTACAGCCTTTGTTTTAACGACGTTCAAGAATTAAAAGTTGACAATTTTGTAAACGAGACTACATTGAAAAATGGATTTAATGGTGCTTTAAATGCAACATTAGTTAATGCTGTTTCTGGAGATGCACTTGTTAACGAAACTACTTTAAAAACCGAAGGTACAGGAAGTTTAAAAGTTGAATATGCAGCTCAAACCAATGCTTTAGTAAACTTAGCAACTACTATAAATACAACTAATTTAAAATCAATCGTTGTAGAATTTGATCAAATAGCTGCTTTACAAGCAACTTCAACAGCAGTATATGATTACGGTTATGTTGAATATACTACAGATAATGGTGCTACGTGGAAACCTTTCTTGCCGGCACATTATACAGGTCAGGCAAGTACCACACTTACTAAACCAACAACGAATAACGGTTTACAAGCTATGTTCTTTACCCAAACCTCTTATGCAGATTGGGCAGCTTATACACAAGCTTCTATTCCTGCTAATACTGAATGGAAATCTGAAAAGTTTGTAGTTCCAGCATCTGATTTAACAGGTAATGGTATCTTCAAACTTAGATTTAGAGTAGGTGCAGATGGTAATTCACAATACGAAGGTTGGTATATCGATAATGTAAAAATTACTCCAGTAAGCAATTATAAAGTTACTTGGACACCAATTGCAAATTTATATTATGACCAAGCAGCTACTATGCCGTATGATGCTGCCGTTAATTCAGGTACTTTATACTTAAAAGGTTCGGTTAATAGTTTAAATGTTCCTTATAAAGTTGAAATTGAAAATCAATATGGATGTAAAATCGAGAAAAACTTTACAGTAAGTATCGGTTTAAAAGAAGCTCCTGTTGTAAACGATATCACAAGCTGTGGACCAATTAGTGTTGCAAATACTAATTTTGGTAAAAACGTAAATGGTGTATTAACATATTACAGTAGTTCAACTGCAAGTGTTCCAATCACACAAATTACTACTTCAGGTGTGTATTATGTTGAACAAGAAATATACAAATGTAAATCAGCAAGAATTCCTTTTACAGTAGCTATTAGTCCTGTAGCAACAGTTCCTGTAGCTCCAGCAACACAATCATTCTGTGGTGCAGCAACCGTAAGTAATTTAATGTACAACCCAATTTCTGGATTCCAAATTAATTGGTATACTACTCCAACAGGTGGTACACCTTTAGCAGCTGCTATTCCAATTAATAACGGTATGTATTATGGTGAATTTACAAATGGTACCTGTACATCATCAAGTAGAGTTGCTGTTACTGTAAGTGTTGGAGTAGTGCCAACAGCTGTTTCATTGACAAATGTATATATTTGTGGCACATCAACAATATCATCAATCAGTGTTCCAGCAACACCTGGTGCAACTGTAAATTGGTATCAAAACATAACAGATGTTACTCCTTTAAGTTATTCAACTACTTTATCTACGGGTACATACTATATTGCACAAAAAATAGGTAACTGTGAGTCTCCAAGAACTGCAGTTTCTGTTTCAACTGTTCAAAATTTAGGATTACCAACTGCAAATACTACTCAAACATTTTGTGGTAGTGCAACAGTAGTTGATTTAATGGCTACAACAACTGCAGCAGGTGCATCTGTATATTGGTATGCTTACAGTACATCTGATACGCCAATTGCAAGTACTACACCTTTAGTAACAGGTACTTATTATGTTGGTCAATCAATCGGTGATTGTGATTCAGCAAAACGCCCTATAAGTGTTAAAATTTTAAGTGTTAGCGCTCCTATCATTAATCCAATAACAATTTGTGGCGATGCAACTGTATCAACTATTCCATTAAATGCAAGTGCTGGTTCAAGCTATAAAGTTTACAATTCTGCTTTTGCTACAACAGAAATGGGTCAAAACGATGTTGTAACAACTGGTATCTATTATATTTCTAAAGTAGAAAATGGTTGTGAAACTGCTAGAGCGCAAGTTTACATTACAGTAACACCACGCCCTAATGCACCAACTGGTAACGTTAATCAATCCTTTGTTGATTATGCTGAAGTAAAAGATTTAAAAACAAACGAAGCAAATGTAGTTTGGTACGATTCTTATAATGATGCAATTAACAATGTTAATCCATTACCTAGTTACCAACCATTGCAACATGCTAAAACATATTACGGTGTAATTATTGCTCCAGGAAACTGTCCAAGTTTACCATTAGCAGTAAAAGTTAATATTGTTTTAGGTATGAATGATTTAGATATTGCTGCTTTAAAATACTATCCAAACCCTGTTCATTCAGAATTGAATATATCATACAAAGAAGCAATTAAATCGGTTGAAATATTTGATATTTTAGGAAAACAAGTTAAAGCTGAGAAGTTTGATAACAATGATGTGAGAATAGATGTATCTCATCTATCTGTAGGAACTTATATGGTAAAAGTACATACAAGTACCGGTTCACAATTCTTAAAAATTATCAAAAAATAA
- a CDS encoding Ig-like domain-containing protein: MEKITQLSRFKIRWLTNKTLILMLFGLILPMSQVQAQYCTPVTSSGCTSGDDLNSVVLTGHAGSVLSDLNTGCTTTPTNGYSDRTSLFTAVDLMPSQTYQVQLNTNYGSPTYEKASIWIDFNNDFTFSASEKLLVDLPLAQSPAFATASITIPFGATPGIKRMRVRVVYTSGTTTNDACTSVTWGDTHDYNVNILTLPACSGTVNAGTAVASETAACIGKPINLSLSGNTIASGITFQWQSSPAGANTFTDISGATGPMHTIASQTTATDYRCVVTCTSSNSTKMSTVVSVAQNPITNCYCIPTYTYACSGTGVNLNSVKIIGEGTSIISDLNTGCSAPNYQNRTSNFTPVNLLQDSKYEIQLNTNYTSASYVWASVWIDLNNDGVFDETSEKLLTDMQMATTPSFASGFISIPDNTSPGIHRLRIRTVYYSSTNACELRSEGETHDYNVNIVAVSCFRPVDIQISDVTKNSAVVTLTPNSKNTGAVTYQYEVRTSGAPGSGATGLAASGTATTNPFTVSGLPSLTAFQIYVKTVCSSTDSSGYTQGPEIKTMCDYPNLIAAPAVTVCGPQEVDLTAIYDAGIVTWFDAAEDGNVVHTGATFTTPYLTTGRSYWVMAGDAPVDVNAQVGNGTATNATTGTFLYHSWGGYKHQYIFTAAELTAAGLAVGEIKGLSFEVVIGGASRTNFSISIGATNITTASGLQINNNLLTPVYNNANETFTPGLKTFSFNTPFYWDGLSNIVVQTNWSNNGGGNFSSSGTLVYHNAPAKRTTYSYANNVTATQLLATISGSTGGSGGTTTTAVRPNTMFIATLGCKSVLTEVPVTITPKPDFQISKDKVTSCKGDPSEVVTITTNLGGYDTFVWTPSTGVIGNAATGWTFSTTTEQEYVLSASQSNGICEHLKTVLVSAGNKPQSLSTLASTYDICKNTVQELKALEPIQATASIGSKINTTSANSVVSAFVQSDVYSKQQYIFSAAELLAQGITTSGYISGLSFETINSGASFTNPKYTIKMKMVPSTTFGSNNFETTGLATVFSKSNYTHTFQGVQTMMFDSPFFWDGLSNVLVEISQEGMGGGNNAQTYFTAVAGSNVGIYGTSATSANITTGTRTTERLDVTFNFKQSMVTWSPTNNLYADAAATMPYVPGTDALKVYMTSGAGITQMYNATITAPSGCTTVKPVTVNVIDVAAPIVQGQTFCQPTPVTSVVVTSAPGSILTFYNSPTTAVATTTISQTGTYYVEARIGNCKSARIPFTATITTLAAPSAQLTQVVCGGGTVASLMATGMSNAQIRWYDSMAATVPLTSTHPLVDNTTYYASQAMGACESDRIAVLVDVNPTPAALTPQTISICGSINYAGVNLNQLPGSELVWYPSATSQTPIPGTNQVVTGTYYVSQRVNGCESLRVQITATSQGSVPAPTAGIQNICGAGTVAQLNAQILPNATAEWYSSSTAVVPLALTAPLVNGTYYVAQRIGNCVSAKIPVAVRVVSTSAPAINSMNLCEGATVADLVLPTPTGVSYRWYVNTTSNVALPSTDVLQTGYYFVARVENGCESSRTPVLVTINSRPNSPVGASPQTFTDYAEISNFVMTQPNVVWYATYEDAMKGINPLAQNMPLVDKTTYYAVIIGSNGCPSYPTPIEARIVLGVNNFDLSKLTYYPNPVNDQLTITYSDVITNVEVFDLNGRLVMKNNFDKETVQLDFSRLSAGTYMLNIKTKENSQFIKIVKK; encoded by the coding sequence ATGGAAAAAATTACACAATTGTCTAGGTTTAAAATTCGGTGGTTAACCAATAAAACCTTGATATTAATGTTATTTGGCTTGATATTGCCTATGTCGCAAGTTCAAGCTCAATATTGTACACCAGTAACTTCAAGTGGGTGTACTAGTGGTGACGATTTAAACAGTGTTGTTCTAACTGGTCACGCAGGTTCGGTTTTAAGTGATTTGAATACCGGTTGTACGACTACTCCTACAAATGGGTATAGTGACCGCACTTCATTATTTACAGCAGTAGATTTAATGCCAAGTCAAACGTATCAGGTTCAACTTAATACCAATTATGGTTCACCTACTTATGAAAAAGCATCTATCTGGATTGATTTTAATAATGATTTTACATTTTCAGCTAGTGAGAAATTATTGGTAGATTTACCTTTAGCACAAAGCCCTGCTTTTGCTACAGCAAGTATTACAATACCTTTTGGTGCTACACCTGGGATAAAAAGAATGCGTGTAAGAGTAGTTTATACTTCGGGTACAACAACTAATGATGCATGTACCTCGGTAACTTGGGGTGATACACATGATTACAATGTAAATATTTTAACATTGCCAGCTTGTTCTGGTACTGTAAATGCAGGTACAGCGGTTGCTTCAGAAACGGCTGCATGTATTGGTAAACCAATTAACTTGTCATTAAGTGGCAATACAATTGCAAGCGGGATTACTTTCCAATGGCAAAGTTCACCTGCTGGAGCAAATACATTTACAGACATTAGCGGCGCGACTGGCCCAATGCATACCATTGCAAGCCAAACTACAGCAACAGATTACAGATGTGTAGTTACTTGTACAAGTAGTAACAGCACAAAAATGTCAACTGTTGTTAGTGTAGCTCAAAATCCAATTACTAACTGTTATTGTATTCCTACTTATACTTATGCTTGTAGTGGTACAGGAGTTAATTTAAATAGTGTTAAGATTATTGGAGAAGGTACTTCAATTATAAGTGATTTAAACACAGGTTGTTCTGCACCAAATTATCAAAATAGAACTTCAAATTTTACCCCTGTAAATTTATTACAAGATAGTAAATACGAAATTCAATTAAATACTAATTACACATCTGCATCATATGTATGGGCAAGCGTTTGGATTGATCTAAATAACGATGGGGTATTTGATGAAACATCTGAAAAATTGTTGACAGATATGCAAATGGCTACAACTCCTTCTTTTGCTTCAGGTTTTATATCTATACCAGACAATACTTCACCGGGTATCCATAGATTGCGTATACGTACAGTTTATTATAGTTCAACAAATGCTTGTGAATTAAGGAGCGAAGGTGAAACACATGATTATAATGTAAATATTGTGGCTGTTTCTTGTTTCCGTCCAGTTGATATACAAATATCAGACGTTACTAAAAATTCTGCGGTGGTTACATTAACTCCTAATTCTAAGAATACAGGTGCTGTTACTTATCAATATGAAGTGCGTACATCGGGTGCTCCAGGTAGTGGTGCAACTGGTTTAGCAGCTTCAGGTACAGCAACAACCAATCCGTTTACAGTGAGTGGTTTACCGTCATTAACTGCTTTTCAAATTTATGTAAAAACGGTTTGTTCGTCTACTGATAGCAGCGGATATACACAAGGACCAGAAATTAAAACGATGTGTGATTATCCAAATTTAATTGCAGCACCAGCAGTAACGGTTTGTGGTCCGCAAGAAGTTGATTTGACAGCGATTTACGATGCGGGTATAGTTACCTGGTTTGATGCTGCAGAAGATGGCAATGTAGTGCACACAGGGGCCACTTTTACAACACCTTATTTAACAACTGGTAGAAGTTACTGGGTTATGGCGGGAGATGCACCAGTTGATGTTAACGCACAAGTAGGAAATGGAACAGCAACTAATGCTACAACAGGAACTTTCTTATATCATAGTTGGGGTGGATACAAACACCAATACATTTTTACAGCTGCAGAACTTACAGCAGCAGGATTAGCAGTGGGCGAAATTAAAGGATTGTCTTTTGAAGTTGTAATAGGTGGAGCTAGCAGAACAAATTTTAGTATTTCTATTGGCGCAACAAACATTACAACTGCTAGTGGCTTACAAATAAACAACAACTTGTTAACACCAGTGTACAACAATGCAAATGAAACGTTTACACCTGGTTTAAAAACATTCTCTTTTAATACACCTTTTTATTGGGACGGTTTAAGTAACATAGTTGTACAAACTAATTGGAGTAACAATGGTGGTGGTAACTTTAGTAGCAGCGGTACTTTAGTTTATCACAACGCGCCAGCAAAAAGAACAACTTATAGTTATGCAAACAATGTTACAGCTACACAATTATTAGCTACAATATCTGGTTCAACAGGTGGTAGTGGAGGAACTACAACTACAGCAGTCAGACCAAACACGATGTTTATAGCTACTTTAGGATGTAAATCAGTGTTAACAGAAGTACCTGTTACTATTACACCAAAACCAGATTTCCAAATTTCTAAAGACAAGGTAACTTCTTGTAAGGGCGATCCTTCTGAAGTTGTAACTATTACAACAAATTTAGGTGGCTACGATACTTTTGTATGGACACCAAGTACTGGTGTAATAGGTAATGCTGCAACAGGTTGGACATTTAGTACTACAACAGAACAAGAATATGTGTTATCTGCAAGCCAGTCTAATGGTATTTGTGAGCATTTAAAAACAGTTCTAGTATCTGCAGGTAACAAACCACAATCGTTATCTACTTTAGCAAGTACTTACGATATTTGTAAAAATACAGTTCAAGAATTAAAAGCTTTAGAACCAATCCAAGCTACTGCATCAATAGGTAGTAAAATAAACACTACAAGTGCAAATAGTGTAGTTTCTGCATTTGTTCAAAGTGATGTATATTCAAAACAACAATATATTTTTAGTGCGGCAGAATTATTAGCACAAGGAATAACAACATCTGGATACATTTCTGGTTTATCATTCGAAACGATTAATTCAGGTGCAAGTTTCACAAATCCAAAGTATACCATTAAAATGAAAATGGTACCAAGTACAACTTTTGGAAGCAATAATTTTGAAACAACAGGTTTAGCAACTGTTTTCTCAAAATCAAATTACACACATACGTTCCAAGGAGTTCAAACCATGATGTTTGACAGCCCATTCTTCTGGGATGGATTATCAAACGTATTAGTTGAAATTTCACAAGAAGGAATGGGAGGCGGAAATAATGCGCAAACCTATTTTACAGCAGTTGCAGGGTCAAATGTAGGTATCTACGGTACAAGCGCAACATCTGCTAACATTACAACAGGTACAAGAACAACAGAGCGTTTAGATGTTACTTTTAACTTTAAACAATCAATGGTAACTTGGTCACCTACAAATAATTTATATGCAGATGCAGCAGCTACCATGCCGTATGTACCAGGTACTGATGCTTTAAAAGTTTATATGACATCTGGTGCAGGTATAACACAAATGTATAATGCTACTATTACAGCACCATCTGGATGTACAACGGTAAAACCAGTTACAGTTAATGTAATAGATGTTGCAGCGCCAATAGTTCAAGGTCAAACATTCTGTCAACCAACACCAGTTACAAGTGTTGTTGTTACAAGTGCACCAGGTTCAATTTTAACGTTCTACAACTCACCAACAACAGCTGTTGCAACAACAACAATTTCGCAAACAGGTACTTACTATGTTGAAGCTAGAATTGGAAATTGCAAATCGGCTCGTATACCATTTACAGCAACAATTACAACATTAGCAGCACCAAGTGCACAGTTAACTCAAGTTGTTTGCGGCGGTGGAACAGTAGCTTCGTTAATGGCAACAGGTATGAGTAATGCACAAATTAGATGGTATGATTCAATGGCGGCAACAGTACCATTAACATCTACACATCCATTAGTTGATAATACAACATACTATGCATCTCAAGCAATGGGAGCATGTGAGTCTGATAGAATAGCAGTATTAGTTGATGTTAATCCAACACCAGCAGCTTTAACACCACAAACAATTTCAATATGTGGTTCAATAAACTATGCGGGTGTTAATTTAAACCAATTACCTGGTTCAGAATTAGTATGGTATCCATCGGCAACATCTCAAACGCCAATTCCAGGAACTAACCAAGTGGTTACAGGTACCTATTATGTATCTCAAAGAGTAAACGGATGTGAGTCGTTACGAGTACAAATAACAGCAACTTCACAAGGTAGTGTACCAGCACCAACAGCAGGTATCCAAAACATTTGTGGAGCAGGAACTGTAGCACAATTAAATGCACAAATTTTACCAAATGCTACGGCAGAATGGTACAGTAGTTCAACAGCAGTTGTGCCTTTAGCATTAACAGCACCGTTAGTAAACGGTACGTATTATGTAGCACAACGTATAGGAAACTGTGTTTCTGCAAAAATACCAGTAGCGGTTCGTGTAGTTAGTACAAGTGCCCCAGCAATAAACTCAATGAATTTATGTGAAGGCGCAACAGTTGCAGATTTAGTATTACCAACTCCTACAGGAGTATCCTATAGATGGTATGTAAACACAACATCAAATGTAGCATTACCTTCTACCGATGTATTACAAACAGGTTACTATTTTGTAGCGCGTGTAGAAAACGGATGTGAATCTTCACGTACACCAGTATTAGTAACAATCAACAGTCGTCCAAATAGTCCAGTTGGTGCATCGCCACAAACATTTACAGACTATGCAGAGATTAGTAATTTTGTAATGACACAACCAAATGTAGTTTGGTATGCAACGTATGAAGATGCAATGAAAGGAATAAATCCTTTGGCACAGAACATGCCATTAGTTGATAAAACAACTTATTATGCAGTAATCATTGGTTCAAACGGATGTCCAAGTTACCCAACACCAATAGAGGCACGTATCGTGTTAGGTGTAAATAACTTTGATTTAAGCAAACTAACATACTATCCAAACCCAGTAAACGATCAGTTAACAATAACATATAGTGATGTAATTACAAATGTTGAAGTATTTGATTTGAATGGAAGATTGGTAATGAAAAATAATTTTGATAAAGAAACGGTTCAATTAGATTTTAGCAGATTAAGTGCAGGTACTTATATGTTAAATATAAAAACTAAGGAAAACAGTCAGTTTATTAAAATTGTTAAAAAATAG
- the pdhA gene encoding pyruvate dehydrogenase (acetyl-transferring) E1 component subunit alpha — translation MKEITKEVYLKWYEDMQFWRKFEDKLAALYIQQKVRGFLHLYNGQEAVLAGALHAMDLSKDKMITAYRNHVQPIGMGVDPRRVMAELLGKATGTSQGLGGSMHIFSKEHGFYGGHGIVGAQIPVGAGMAFADKYLETGGVSLTYFGDGAARQGSLHEAFNMAMLWKLPVVFICENNGYAMGTSVERTANHTDVWKLGLGYEMPSYAVDGMNPVKVAEAMFDAMERARRGEGPTFLEMKTYRYRGHSMSDAQHYRTKEEVEEYKKIDPITQVLNTIKENNWATDAEIDAIDNRVRDLVAECEKFAEESPYPDTSVMYDVVYDQENYPFISHKL, via the coding sequence ATGAAAGAAATTACTAAAGAAGTATATTTAAAGTGGTATGAAGACATGCAGTTTTGGCGTAAGTTCGAAGACAAACTTGCAGCTTTATACATTCAACAAAAAGTACGCGGTTTTTTACATTTATATAATGGTCAAGAAGCTGTTTTAGCAGGTGCGTTACATGCAATGGATTTATCAAAAGATAAAATGATTACAGCATACCGTAACCACGTACAGCCAATTGGTATGGGTGTAGATCCACGCAGAGTAATGGCAGAATTATTAGGTAAAGCAACAGGTACATCGCAAGGTTTGGGTGGATCAATGCATATTTTTTCTAAAGAGCATGGTTTTTACGGTGGTCATGGAATTGTTGGTGCACAAATACCTGTAGGTGCTGGTATGGCTTTTGCCGACAAGTATTTAGAAACAGGTGGAGTATCATTAACTTATTTTGGTGATGGTGCAGCACGTCAAGGTTCATTACATGAAGCCTTTAATATGGCAATGCTTTGGAAATTACCTGTAGTATTTATTTGTGAAAACAATGGGTATGCAATGGGTACTTCGGTAGAACGTACAGCAAACCACACCGATGTATGGAAGTTAGGTTTAGGATACGAGATGCCTTCGTATGCAGTTGATGGTATGAATCCGGTAAAGGTTGCAGAAGCTATGTTTGATGCAATGGAAAGAGCTAGACGTGGTGAAGGACCAACCTTTTTGGAAATGAAAACGTACCGTTACCGCGGACATTCAATGTCTGATGCGCAGCATTACCGTACAAAAGAAGAAGTAGAAGAATACAAAAAAATAGATCCAATTACACAAGTTTTAAATACTATTAAAGAAAATAATTGGGCAACCGACGCAGAAATTGACGCAATTGATAATCGTGTACGCGATTTAGTTGCTGAGTGTGAAAAATTTGCTGAAGAATCACCATATCCAGATACTTCTGTGATGTACGATGTGGTTTACGATCAAGAAAATTATCCGTTTATTTCTCATAAATTATAA